A window of the Besnoitia besnoiti strain Bb-Ger1 chromosome VI, whole genome shotgun sequence genome harbors these coding sequences:
- a CDS encoding hypothetical protein (encoded by transcript BESB_064530) produces the protein MKSNLCKGAVAGQGVACPAALKSDDHQALSDGDGEQLFWTVLTRLHALGDELLEKFHDEKTKNVCVLGTYLVAVLGLAVTLTGLRMFSGLAYFKYYWSLKETAKPQTKLISLEPLPGNAVQTISVPAYWVGAQDFLTYSGDRASLPLKSEPADAPFETPEALANAHCMGRRLCSLVRHSLDDRGSREQQALSVTLTYKKYQFSNTYLSHYFIISAEKYPQLMMNAYTIYVKVDEEAPQVFGARPEHVESLRTLLEEIGAEQPDVHPDQPSECTLWPPGVEPKPQLPPMLLPPPTICPWEATTV, from the exons ATGAAAAGCAACCTCTGTAAAGGTGCCGTAGCGGGCCAAGGTGTGGCCTGCCCAGCCGCACTTAAATCCGACGATCACCAGGCGCTCAgtgacggcgacggcgaacaaCTTTTCTGGACCGTGTTGACGCGACTGCATGCCCTCGGCGACGAGTTGCTGGAGAAGTTTCATgacgagaagacgaaaaatGTGTGCGTATTGGGGACGTACCTAGTCGCAGTCCTCGGGCTCGCCGTCACCTTGACAG GGCTCCGCATGTTTTCAGGCCTCGCGTACTTCAAGTATTACTGGTCTCTGAAGGAAACAGCGAAACCACAGACGAAATTAATCTCTCTCGAGCCTCTACCGGGAAACGCGGTTCAAACGATCTCTGTGCCCGCTTACTGGGTCGGCGCACAAGACTTTCTTACCTACAGTGGCGACCGCGCATCTCTCCCTCTGAAGAGCGAGCCTGCGGACGCCCCCTTTGAGACTCCTGAAGCCCTGGCCAACGCACACTGCAtggggcggcgcctctgctcgTTGGTCCGACACTCTCTTGACGACAGAGGAAGCAGGGAGCAACAAGCTTTGTCTGTGACGCTCACTTACAAGAAGTACCAGTTCTCTAACACCTATCTCTCCCACTATTTCATAATCAGTGCTGAGAAATACCCTCAACTAATGATGAACGCAT acACTATTTACGTAAAAGTAGATGAGGAGGCCCCCCAAGTATTCGGAGCGCGACCTGAGCACGTGGAGAGTCTTCGGACACTTCTGGAGGAGATCGGCGCAGAGCAGCCAGACGTCCACCCAGACCAACCCAGTGAGTGCACGTTATGGCCCCCTGGGGTGGAGCCGAAGCCTCAGTTGCCCCCAatgctgctgcctcctcccACTATTTGCCCTTGGGAGGCAACAACAGTGTAG
- a CDS encoding hypoxanthine-xanthine-guanine phosphoribosyl transferase HXGPRT (encoded by transcript BESB_064540), translated as MAPSILDDYGTGKGRIEPMFIPDDALYKAEDFLVPSHYKPYIEKILLPNGLVRDKVEKLAFDIHKCYFGQELHIICILKGSRGFFNMLIDYLARIQKYCGAASSHPSYFEHFVRLKSYNNDNSTGKLKVLSDDLSIFKDKHVLIVEDIIDTGYTLTEFGNQLKAVGPKSLKVATLVEKRTDRSNGFKGDFVGFNIPDHWIVGCCYDFNEIFRDFDHVAVLSDAARKQFSQ; from the coding sequence ATGGCGCCCAGCATCCTTGATGACTACGGCACCGGCAAGGGCCGCATTGAGCCCATGTTCATCCCCGATGACGCGTTGTACAAGGCCGAGGACTTTCTGGTCCCCTCCCACTACAAGCCGTACATCGAGAAGATCCTTCTTCCTAACGGCTTGGTCCGCGACAAGGTCGAGAAGCTCGCCTTCGACATCCACAAGTGCTACTTCGGTCAGGAGCTGCACATCATTTGCATCCTGAAGGGCTCTCGTGGATTCTTCAACATGCTCATCGACTACTTGGCGCGCATCCAGAAGtactgcggcgccgcctccagccaCCCCTCGTACTTTGAGCACTTTGTGCGCCTGAAGTCCTACAACAATGACAACAGCACTGGCAAGCTGAAAGTGCTCAGCGACGACTTGTCCATCTTCAAGGACAAACACGTCCTCATTGTTGAGGACATCATCGACACTGGTTACACTCTCACAGAGTTCGGCAACCAGCTCAAGGCGGTCGGCCCCAAGTCCCTCAAGGTTGCGACGCTCGTTGAAAAGAGAACTGACCGATCCAACGGCTTCAAGGGTGACTTCGTCGGGTTCAACATCCCCGACCACTGGATCGTCGGCTGCTGCTATGACTTCAACGAGATCTTCCGCGACTTCGACCACGTCGCCGTGCTAAGCGATGCTGCTCGCAAGCAATTCTCGCAATGA